The Anopheles marshallii chromosome X, idAnoMarsDA_429_01, whole genome shotgun sequence genome includes a window with the following:
- the LOC128718226 gene encoding beta-mannosidase has product MLDALKFFLFVILLLVTIMLNQHVTSKRSAELDLELLWQIQDTKALYVVPNQTLPSGVYTALEQSMVIGSLLEEYNDVNTSWVGEEDWIYRTNLSCLAEEYQYVLLTFHGVDTFASVYLGERLLGTTENMFVRYRYDVKDLCDGETKELRLQFRSPVVEARERAKGRALPILPTCPPSMYHGQCHVNLIRKMQASFAWDWGLAAPSMGIWKPVRLEYYSSALIRDLTVNISEHPNTDWTVEVGVHIETGLSSVQLNGLLSFKIIGVPLVNEGEETLAVIQQTDEHGELLVLHQLTVRKDAVERWWPNGFGKQALYSLYVRWEDKTVNGVKALNPDTMISEKVIRIGFRTVELMQDIKSDGLMFYFKVNNVPIFAKGSNWIPSSVLPERSYDVNYVKFLLYAARDAHMNMLRVWGGGLYESDHFYRMADELGILIWHDLMFACSMYPTDADFLRTVKDEVRQNVRRIQHHPSVAVWATNNENEVALRQDWYKTKANYSAYLDQYVELYVRTVLPTVEQNDRWRTVLLSSPSNGKQSMKEPYIAENPQDPLYGDVHYYNYFLDGWNAAQYRGGRFVSEYGFQSFPAFTSWPEARSYGPAELSKLINHRQHSPNGNLPILEMIRYNLPLPTDTSTGEYWPELIYLSQLSQAMIVKTETEVYRARRLEHGTMGALYWQLNDVWIAPSWSSIEYGGTFKLLHVWLRDIFAPVHLIAFVNERRLLEVVAVRDTLAPAAEQWDVEMRIHRYGSFRPVDRHYESVRVPANSVALVTRWDVYGYLAKRGLHPADHLVLLYAYRNVTGQPGSHQQPTIPKPIAENFALLDKLKNMRKEQRVRPTIAVTVVSSVCNEGNNRTSVSLEVSVSVPALFVYLQLTPENSTLKQCQFSHNGFLQFQPIRTVKLTCVDPGCRNKIQSRDITVRTVNELLVR; this is encoded by the exons ATGCTCGATGCACTCAAGTTCTTCCTGTTCGTCATCCTACTGCTGGTGACAATCATGCTCAATCAACACGTCACGTCCAAACGTTCCGCCGAGCTTGATCTCGAGCTGCTGTGGCAGATACAGGATACGAAGGCAT TGTACGTCGTACCGAATCAAACGTTGCCGTCCGGCGTGTATACGGCGCTGGAGCAGAGCATGGTGATAGGTTCACTGTTGGAGGAGTACAACGATGTCAACACGAGCTGGGTAGGCGAGGAGGATTGGATCTACCGGACAAACCTatcgt GTCTCGCAGAGGAGTATCAGTACGTTTTGCTAACGTTTCACGGCGTGGACACATTCGCTAGTGTGTACCTTGGTGAAAGACTTCTCGGCACTACCGAGAACATGTTCGTCCGGTACCGGTACGACGTGAAGGATCTA TGTGACGGAGAAACGAAGGAACTACGGCTTCAGTTCCGGTCGCCGGTCGTTGAAGCGCGTGAACGTGCCAAGGGTCGTGCACTGCCGATTCTACCGACCTGTCCACCGAGCATGTACCATGGCCAATGTCACGTGAATCTGATCCGCAAGATGCAAGCCAGTTTCGCTTGGGACTGGGGTCTGGCGGCACCATCGATGGGTATTTGGAAGCCGGTCCGTCTGGAGTACTACAGCTCGGCACTGATCCGCGATTTAACGGTGAACATCAGCGAACATCCGAATACGGATTGGACGGTGGAAGTAGGTGTGCATATCGAGACGGGACTCAGCAGCGTTCAACTCAACGGTCTGCTGTCGTTCAAGATCAT TGGTGTACCGCTGGTAAATGAAGGTGAGGAAACGTTGGCGGTTATACAGCAAACCGACGAACATGGAGAGCTGCTGGTGTTGCATCAGTTAACCGTGCGCAAGGATGCGGTGGAACGTTGGTGGCCGAACGGGTTCGGCAAACAGGCACTGTACAGCCTGTACGTGCGCTGGGAGGATAAGACCGTGAATGGTGTGAAGGCACTGAACCCGGACACAATGATCTCGGAAAAGGTGATCCGTATCGGGTTCCGGACGGTGGAGCTAATGCAGGATATAAAATCCGACGGATTGATGTTCTACTTCAAGGTTAACAATGTGCCGATCTTTGCCAAGGGTTCGAACTGGATTCCCTCCTCGGTGCTACCGGAGCGTTCGTACGACGTCAACTATG TGAAGTTCCTGCTGTACGCCGCTCGGGACGCACACATGAATATGCTGCGCGTATGGGGCGGTGGACTGTACGAGAGTGACCACTTCTACCGGATGGCGGACGAGCTTGGTATACTCATCTGGCACGATCTCATGTTCGCCTGCTCGATGTACCCGACCGATGCAGACTTTCTGCGCACGGTCAAGGACGAGGTGCGGCAGAACGTGCGCCGCATCCAGCACCATCCGAGCGTTGCGGTGTGGGCAACGAACAACGAGAACGAGGTCGCGCTGCGGCAGGACTGGTACAAAACGAAAGCCAACTACTCCGCCTACTTAGACCAGTACGTCGAGCTGTACGTGCGTACGGTTTTGCCGACGGTAGAGCAGAACGATCGATGGCGCACGGTGCTGCTTTCTTCACCGTCGAACGGTAAACAGTCGATGAAGGAGCCATACATCGCCGAAAACCCACAGGACCCACTGTATGGCGATG TGCATTACTACAATTACTTCCTGGATGGTTGGAATGCGGCACAGTATCGGGGCGGACGGTTCGTATCGGAGTACGGCTTTCAATCGTTTCCCGCCTTCACCAGCTGGCCAGAAGCGCGCAGTTACGGCCCTGCCGAGCTGTCAAAGCTGATCAACCATCGCCAGCATAGCCCGAACGGTAACCTGCCAATTCTCGAGATGATCCGGTACAATTTACCGCTGCCAACCGATACGTCCACCGGAGAGTACTGGCCGGAACTGATCTACCTCAGCCAGCTGTCCCAGGCGATGATCGTGAAGACGGAAACGGAGGTGTACCGTGCGCGCCGGCTCGAACACGGCACGATGGGTGCGCTCTACTGGCAGCTGAACGACGTCTGGATTGCACCGTCCTGGTCGTCGATCGAGTACGGCGGCACGTTTAAGCTGCTGCACGTGTGGCTCCGGGACATCTTCGCACCGGTGCATCTGATCGCGTTCGTGAACGAGCGCCGCTTGCTGGAGGTGGTCGCCGTCCGGGATACACTAGCGCCCGCCGCCGAGCAGTGGGATGTGGAGATGCGCATCCATCGGTACGGCAGCTTCCGGCCAGTCGACCGCCATTACGAGAGTGTCCGTGTACCGGCAAACTCGGTCGCGCTCGTTACCCGGTGGGACGTGTACGGGTATCTTGCCAAGCGCGGTCTACATCCCGCCGACCATCTCGTGCTGCTGTACGCGTACCGTAACGTAACGGGCCAGCCGGGCAGCCACCAGCAGCCGACGATACCGAAACCGATCGCGGAAAACTTTGCCCTGCTCGATAAGCTGAAGAACATGCGGAAGGAGCAGCGGGTGCGGCCGACGATCGCGGTGACGGTCGTGTCGTCAGTGTGCAACGAAGGGAACAATCGGACGAGCGTTAGCCTGGAGGTGTCGGTCAGTGTGCCGGCACTGTTCGTCTACCTGCAGCTGACGCCGGAAAACAGCACGCTCAAGCAGTGTCAGTTTTCGCACAATGGTTTCTTACAGTTTCAGCCAATACGCACGGTGAAGTTGACGTGTGTCGACCCGGGCTGCCGCAATAAGATCCAGTCGCGGGACATAACAGTCCGAACGGTGAATGAGCTGCTGGTGCGCTGA
- the LOC128716305 gene encoding WD repeat-containing protein 44: MASGSESSDEFYDALDESIVARSSLEGEGGRAPSGGGSASKRRSANRTETTHTTEHVTNREHYAAPYTEILPSVQQDRIGQLEPIADSTTKRSPLKPVAKGLAGSVASSAFGDKPFKEPKSLRSQRFHELRQSMQNDEDENPGNILTPDSQNSSVEGVYVTSSRSNYPFRVIESDVASIHSISSLGIVGRIMAGGSIDASAHSAGSSSMKQMQATGKQQTSKKGSSGSANTEVTNSTKHLANTKTTDAAVFAVPTTTTTSNTSSVPERPVAPPRRKKKTRKLSSSSSEQCNMNEGLKLPPADSSSSELLVVKLPPSAGDTGSRGVGIEPANIITTKHSSSTGSNGVSSASGSDVTTTGGDSNSGQTLPSPATLESITREIENSFEEAASAVVASVGTVGASTAGLSSLTNGGSGGAGGGEGSLKRIAHQSSTAMALGGSQSKCSHISPTGSIKSISGPSSHVSWTDNAQGLNIYKATKGQYVVKPTDGAFNKAEGPSRDEIARVERIRREFFRNVGSIGAAGSGTGGSVGGVPGLGVGGMSNHRKNYSFTGTNSLEGGMRHGSQTGKQLHLRERRKSAGDEEQFKQMNMYVRTRTNSGKQLTDMEILEQVPVKNLDTGENFPLSAVEEKLPHCINPLSLHIMRLTSHIPETDEESVGPQPDSDSIQPGYEEELESEGLEGGRLKRRTARLKRFFRSTAKKTVNKAKSIASEVSHARHKEDVADIQDVGNPEQNIKIKASSTNKGPYDFAKLQHVQDLSGEHTVAVWCMKFSSCGRLLATAGQDRVLCIWVLKDAYPFFQTMRTKYNAYQKSSPSPSEEALNTTFVTCESFTAEPSDDPSPGPFMSRAFCTYTGHTSDLLDVSWSKNYFILSSSMDKTVRLWHISRRECLCCFQHIDFVTAIAFHPRDDRYFLSGSLDGKLRLWNIPEKKVALWNEVDGQTKLITAANFCANGKFAVVGTYDGRCIFYNTDQLKYHTQIHVRSTRGRNAIGRKISGIEPMPGEDKILVTSNDSRIRLYDLRDLNLSCKYKGYLNSSSQIKASFSHDGKYIISGSENQCIYIWKTHHEYTKLSSVRRDRSDFWEGIKAHNATVTCAIFAPKPEAIIMPDLDEFNRNDITLNQSLVEQSVKACGGYVMVSADFSGCIKVFINKTKPKHSSLPYTAIAD, translated from the exons ATGGCCAGCGGAAGTGAGAGCTCGGACGAGTTTTACGATGCACTGGACGAGAGTATAGTGGCTAGATCTTCACTCGAAGGCGAAGGTGGAAGGGCCCCAAGCGGTGGTGGCAGTGCCAGCAA AAGACGTTCCGCGAATCGTACCGAAACGACTCATACTACGGAGCACGTAACGAACAGAGAGCATTATGCAGCACCGTACACGGAAATTTTGCCATCCGTACAGCAGGACCGGATCGGGCAGCTTGAACCAATCGCGGACAGCACCACGAAAAGGAGTCCCCTCAAACCGGTCGCAAAAGGGCTCGCGGGAAGTGTGGCCTCCTCTGCCTTTGGTGACAAACCATTCAAGGAACCGAAATCG CTTCGTAGTCAGCGATTTCACGAGTTGCGCCAAAGCATGCAAAACGACGAAGACGAGAATCCTGGCAATATTCTGACGCCTGACTCACAG AATAGTTCGGTAGAGGGTGTGTACGTGACTAGTAGCCGATCGAACTATCCATTTCGCGTGATTGAAAGTGATGTTGCCAGCATCCATAGCATTTCCTCGCTCGGTATTGTCGGACGCATAATGGCGGGTGGTAGCATAGATGCGAGCG CACACAGCGCAGGTTCATCCAGTATGAAGCAGATGCAAGCAAcaggcaaacaacaaaccagtAAAAAAGGCAGCAGTGGATCAG CTAATACAGAGGTTACCAACAGCACAAAGCACCTAGCTAACACGAAAACCACCGATGCAGCGGTATTCGCGGTCcctaccactaccaccactagTAACACCTCTTCCGTACCAGAGCGCCCTGTGGCACCGCCCCGTCGAAAGAAGAAAACGCGCAAACTGTCGAGCAGCTCGTCCGAACAGTGTAATATGAACGAAGGCCTTAAACTACCACCGGCAGACAGCTCATCGAGCGAGTTACTCGTGGTGAAGCTACCACCGTCTGCTGGTGATACTGGCAGCCGGGGCGTTGGTATTGAACCGGCCAACATCATCACTACcaagcacagcagcagcaccggcagcaacGGGGTGAGCAGTGCGAGCGGGTCCGATGTTACCACCACCGGCGGTGACAGCAATAGTGGCCAAACGCTTCCATCTCCTGCCACGCTCGAATCAATCACGCGGGAAATTGAAAACTCGTTCGAAGAGGCGGCAAGTGCGGTGGTAGCATCGGTCGGAACTGTTGGCGCATCCACTGCCGGTCTATCCTCCCTCACAAACGGTGGCagcggtggtgctggtggtggtgaggGATCGTTGAAGCGCATTGCGCACCAATCGTCCACAGCAATGGCGCTCGGCGGAAGTCAATCCAAGTGTAGCCATATCAGCCCAACGGGCAGCATCAAGAGCATTTCCGGCCCTTCGTCCCACGTCAGCTGGACGGATAATGCGCAGGGACTGAACATTTACAAGGCGACCAAGGGCCAGTACGTGGTGAAGCCGACCGATGGTGCATTCAACAAGGCGGAAGGACCGTCCCGGGACGAGATTGCAAGGGTTGAGCGTATCCGGCGGGAATTCTTTCGTAATGTGGGTAGCATCGGTGCGGCTGGTAGTGGTACTGGTGGTAGCGTTGGTGGTGTCCCCGGTCTCGGTGTGGGTGGAATGAGTAATCATCGTAAGAACTACTCCTTTACCGGGACGAACAGTCTCGAAGGTGGCATGCGGCATGGTAGCCAAACCGGCAAGCAGTTGCATTTGCGCGAACGCCGAAAATCTGCCGGCGACGAGGAACAGTTTAAGCAGATGAACATGTATGTGCGAACGCGCACCAACTCCGGCAAGCAGCTGACGGACATGGAGATACTCGAGCAGGTGCCGGTGAAGAACCTGGATACGGGTGAAAATTTCCCGCTGTCGGCGGTAGAGGAAAAATTGCCACACTGCATCAATCCACTTTCGTTACACATCATGCGGCTGACGAGCCACATCCCGGAAACGGACGAAGAGTCGGTCGGACCGCAACCAGACTCGGACTCTATACAGCCCGGTTACGAGGAGGAGCTGGAGTCGGAAGGACTCGAAGGTGGCCGACTGAAACGACGAACGGCCAGGTTGAAACGATTCTTCCGCTCGACCGCAAAGAAAACGGTCAACAAGGCGAAATCAATCGCGTCGGAAGTGTCGCACGCCCGGCACAAGGAGGACGTTGCCGACATCCAGGACGTGGGCAATCCGGAACAGAACATCAAAATCAAGGCATCCAGCACCAACAAGGGACCGTACGATTTTGCCAAGTTGCAGCACGTGCAGGATCTGTCCGGTGAGCACACCGTGGCGGTATGGTGCATGAAGTTTAGCAGCTGCGGCCGTCTGCTGGCAACGGCAGGGCAGGACCGTGTCCTCTGCATCTGGGTGCTGAAGGATGCATACCCATTCTTCCAAACGATGCGCACGAAGTACAATGCGTACCAGAAGTCATCGCCCTCACCGTCGGAGGAGGCACTAAACACGACGTTCGTTACGTGTGAATCGTTCACTGCGGAACCGTCCGACGACCCATCGCCCGGACCGTTTATGTCGCGTGCGTTCTGCACGTACACCGGCCATACGTCCGACCTGCTCGATGTATCCTGGTCGAAGAATTACTTCATCCTGTCCAGCTCGATGGACAAAACGGTTCGGCTGTGGCATATCTCCCGGCGCGAATGTCTCTGCTGCTTCCAGCACATTGACTTCGTGACGGCGATCGCGTTCCATCCGCGGGACGATCGTTACTTTCTCAGCGGCAGCCTGGACGGTAAGCTGCGGCTGTGGAACATACCGGAAAAGAAGGTCGCGCTGTGGAACGAGGTGGACGGCCAGACGAAACTCATCACGGCGGCAAACTTTTGTGCGAACGGTAAATTTGCGGTGGTCGGTACGTACGATGGGCGGTGCATCTTCTACAACACGGATCAGCTGAAGTACCACACACAGATCCATGTACGGTCCACGCGGGGTCGCAATGCTATCGGGCGCAAAATCAGCGGCATCGAACCGATGCCAG GTGAGGACAAAATTCTGGTCACATCAAACGATAGCCGCATCCGGTTGTACGATTTGCGGGATTTAAACCTTAGCTGCAAGTACAAGGGTTACCTAAACTCATCGTCCCAAATCAAGGCGTCTTTCAGCCATGACGGCAAGTACATCATATCCGGGTCGGAAAACCAGTGCATCTACATCTGGAAGACGCACCACGAATACACCAAGCTAAGCTCG GTGAGGCGTGATCGGAGCGATTTCTGGGAAGGTATTAAGGCGCACAATGCCACCGTAACGTGTGCAATATTCGCACCCAAACCGGAGGCAATTATCATGCCCGATTTGGATGAGTTCAACCGCAACGAC ATCACCCTCAACCAATCGCTCGTGGAGCAAAGCGTCAAAGCGTGCGGTGGGTATGTGATGGTGAGCGCTGACTTTAGCGGTTGCATCAAGGTGTTcatcaacaaaacgaaaccgaagCACAGCAGCCTTCCGTACACGGCAATAGCGGATTAA